DNA sequence from the Sinomonas terrae genome:
CGGCAGATCCTCTCCGCACAGCTCAAACGGGCTCGCGCGGACGCCGTGGCCGCCATGAAGGCAGAAGGGCTCGAGTACAGCGAGCGGATGGCCATCCTCGATACTGTGACGTACCCCGAACCGCTCAAAGAGCTCCTCGAGGCTGCCTTCGAGGAATACCGGAAGCACGCGCCGTGGGTCGGCGATTTCGAGCTCGCGCCGAAGTCCGTGGTGCGTGACATGTACGAGCGAGCTATGGACTTCGGGGAGTTTGTGCAGTTCTACTCGCTCGCGCGCAGCGAAGGCATCGTCCTGCGCTACCTGACAGACGCGTACAAGGCGCTCAACCAGACCGTGCCGCAGGATTCCCTCCGAGACGACCTCGAAGATCTCATCGAATGGCTTGGCGAGCTTGTACGGCAGGTGGACTCGAGCCTGCTCGACGAATGGGAGGAGCTCACGAGCGGGCATGAGCTGCACCCGCACGATGCGCCGCCTCCCCCACCCCCTGCCCTCACCTCGAACCGCCGAGCCTTCCGGGTCATGGTCCGGAACGAGCTCTTCCGGCGAGTCGAGCTCTTCGCTGACGAGGATTCGGCCGGCCTCGCGGAGCTGGACCGGAACTTCGCCTCCGATGCGGGGGCCGGCTTCGGCGCCGACGCGTGGGAGGACGCCCTCGACGCGTACTTCGACGAACACGAGGACATCGGAACGGGGCCGAACGCCCGCGGCCCGCAGCTCCTCATCATCGATGAGCAGCCCCGCGTGTGGCACGTTCGGCAGATCTTCGATGATCCAGCTGGGAACCACGACTGGGGCTTCTCGGCCGACGTCGACCTTGAGGCCAGCGACGAGGCGGGCTCCGCCGTCATCCGTGTGACCCAGATCGGGCGACTCGGCGGATAGGTTAGAAGGCATGACTCTTTCGCCGGTGACCACCTTGAGGCGCGCTACCCCTGACGACGTGCCCGCGATTCTCGAGCTGATCCACGACCTCGCCGTGTATGAGCGCGAGCCGGACGCAGTGAAGAACACCGTGCCCGTGCTGACCGAGCAGCTTTTCGGGGAAACCCCCGCAATCTTCGCGCACGTGGTCGAAGAGGACGGCGACGTGATGGGCTTCGCTCTCTGGTTCCTCAACTACTCCACATGGGAAGGCACTCACGGCATCTACCTCGAGGACCTGTACGTGCGGCCCGAGGCACGCGGACGCGGGTACGGGAAGGCCCTGCTCCGGGAACTGGCCCGCACGGCGGTGGAGCGGGGATATGCACGGGTTGAGTGGAGTGTTCTCAAGTGGAACGAACCCTCGATCGGGTTCTACCAAAGCATCGGCGCGCAGCCGATGGACGAATGGGACACGTTCAGGCTGACCGGCTCCAACCTCGCCTTGTTCGGGACGTCCCAGTGAGGCGAACGCGCGGCGCACGGCATCGGGTCCTCGGCAGCCATGCATTCCGTGGCCTCCGGACCACTGAGCACGTCTTCGATGTGCCGCTCGACCATGGCAACCCGGAAGGCGAGCACCTCGAGGTCTTCGCCCGCGAGTACGTCTCGGCGGCGCATCCTGCAGAATCGATCGACGGCCTTCCGTGGCTCGTGTTCCTCCAAGGAGGCCCGGGCGGGCGGGGGAACCGCGTCACCTCGTTGTCCGGCTGGATGAAGGAGGCGGCGAAAGACTTTCGCATCCTCATGCTCGACCAGCGAGGCACGGGGCTCTCAACCCCAGCGGATCGGCTCACGCTCCCCCTCCGGGGCAAGCCGAGGCAGCAGGCCGAATACCTGGCCCATTTCCGTGCGGACTCGATCGTCTTGGACTGCGAAGCGATCCGGCGTGCGCTCGGCACGGGTCCCTGGACTGTCTACGGGCAGAGCTACGGCGGCTTCTGCACCCTCACGTACCTCTCAATCGCCCCTCAGGGGCTCCGAGAGGCACTCATCACCGGCGGCCTCGCACCCTTGGACGGTCCTGCCGAACGGGTCTACCGGGCGACATACGCTCGCCTCGCTGCCCGAAACGCCCAGTTTTTCTCCTGGTACCCGGATGACCGCCGGCGGGTGACGGAGATCGTCGAGCACCTGCGCAGCGTGCGCGAGCACCTCCCCGACGGGAGTCGGCTCACCCCCGAACGCTTTCAGCTCGTCGGCAACCTGCTCGGCGGCAACACGCGCGTCGACAGCCTCCACTACCTTCTCGAGGACGCCTTCACACGATCCGCGGACGGCCGGCGCCTTACTGATGCGTTCCTCCAGCAGGTTCACGCCATCGTCACGCGCGCTCCGAACCCGCTCTACGCCGTCCTGCACGAATCGATCTACGCGCAAGGCGAGCCCACCGGCTGGGCGGCCTGGCGCGTCCTCGCCGAGTACCCGGGGTTCCGGGCGGACAGCGAGGAACCGCTCCTCCTTGGGGAGATGGTGTGCCCTTGGCTGTTCGAGCAGGATCCGGCGCTCGTACCACTCGCCGAGACGGCCGCCCTTCTGGCCGAGAAGTCCGACTGGGGCGCTCTCTATGACGCAGCCAGGCTCGCCGAGAACGAGGTTCCAGTTGCGGCCGCCGTGTACCGCGACGACATCTATGTGGATCGTTCCCTGTCCCTCGAGACCGCCCACCGGATCCGTGGACTGAACGTCTGGGAGACGGCGGACTTCCACCACGATGGCATTGCCGACGACGGCGAAGGCATCTTTGCGCGGCTCCTCGGCCTTGTTCGTGGAGGCTGATCCCGCCTAGCTCCGGCGTGGCCGGCTCACGCGTGCCCGGCCGCCTGCATCTGCCGAAGCTCCTTCTTGAGATCGGCTACCTCGTCGCGCAGCCTCGCGGCCAGCTCGAACTGCAGCTCGGCGGCCGCGCCGTGCATCTGCTCGGTGAGCTGCTCGATCAGTCCTACGAGATCCTCGGCCGGGGCTGCGGCCACCCCGTCGCGCCGCAGCTCCGCCTCGGCCTTCTCGGCGACGGCGGGTGTCCCCTTGCGCTTTCCGCCCTTCCCGAGGCGTTGGCTCTCGAGCAGGGCGCGCGTGTCCTGATCCTCCCGGAGGAGCTGGTCCGTGATGTCCGCAATCCGCTTGCGCAGGGGCTGGGGATCGATTCCGTGGTCGCGGTTGAACGCGAGCTGGATGTCACGCCGCCGGTTCGTCTCGTCGATGGCCTGGGCCATCGAGTCCGTGATCTTGTCCGCGTACATATGAACCTGACCGGAGACGTTGCGGGCCGCGCGCCCGATTGTCTGGATGAGCGAGGTGGACGAGCGCAGGAAGCCCTCCTTGTCAGCGTCAAGGATGCTCACAAGCGATACCTCAGGAAGGTCGAGACCCTCGCGGAGGAGGTTGATGCCAACCAGGACGTCGAAGACCCCAAGGCGCAGCTCGCGGAGCAGTTCGACGCGGCGCAGCGTGTCAACATCGGAGTGCAGGTACTGGACCTTCACGCCGTGGCCCATGAGGTAGTCCGTGAGGTCCTCCGCCATGCGCTTCGTGAGGGTCGTGACGAGGACGCGCTCGTCGCGCTCCACGCGGTCGCGGATCTCGCCCAGGAGATCGTCGATCTGGCCCTTCGTCGGCTTGACGACGACCTCGGGGTCGACGAGGCCCGTCGGGCGGATGATCTGCTGCACGACGCCGTCGGACTTGCCGAGCTCGTACTTCCCGGGGGTAGCCGAGAGATAGACGGTCTGGCCGATGCGCTCGAGGAACTCGTCCCACTTGAGTGGCCGGTTGTCCATAGCCGAGGGCAGCCGGAAGCCGTGGTCCACGAGGGTGCGCTTCCGCGACATGTCGCCTTCGTACATCGAACCGATCTGCGGCACTGTCACATGGGACTCATCGATGACCAGCAGGAAGTCTTCCGGGAAATAGTCGAGGAGGCAGTGCGGGGCGGAGCCCGCTTCGCGCCCGTCGATGTGGCGCGAGTAGTTCTCGATGCCCGAACAGAAGCCCATCTGCTGCATCATCTCGAGGTCGTACGTCGTGCGCATGCGGAGCCGCTGTGCCTCTACGAGCTTGTTCTGCGACTCGAGCGTCTTGAGACGCTGCGCGAGCTCGTCCTCGATTGCAGTGATGGCACGGTTCATGCGCTCCGGTCCGGCCACATAGTGCGAAGCCGGGAACACGTACATCTCCTGTTCCTCGCGGATGACCTCGCCGGTAACGGGGTGGAGCGTGTGGATGCTCTCGACCTCGTCCCCGAAGAACTCGATGCGGAGGGCGAGCTCCTCGTACATCGGAATGATCTCGACCGTGTCCCCGCGAACCCGGAACGTACCGCGGTGGAAGTCGATGTCGTTGCGCACGTACTGCATCGAGACGAACTTCCGCAAAAGGGCGTCACGGTCGAGCTCCATGCCCTGCCGCAGGGTCACCATCCCTGCGACGTACTCTTCAGGCGTGCCGAGGCCGTAAATGCAGGACACGGTCGCCACGACGATGACGTCGCGCCGCGTGAGCAGCGAATTCGTCGCCGAGTGCCTCAGCCGCTCGACCTCCTCGTTGACCGAGGAATCCTTCTCGATGTAGGTGTCCGTCTGGGGGACGTACGCCTCAGGCTGGTAGTAGTCGTAGTAGGAGACGAAGTACTCGACCGCGTTGTTGGGCAGGAGCTCGCGGAACTCGTTGGCAAGCTGCGCGGCGAGCGTCTTGTTCTGCACCATGACGAGCGTGGGGCGCTGGAGCTTCTCGATCACCCACGCGGTCGTGGCGCTCTTGCCGGTGCCGGTTGCGCCAAGCAGCACGACGTCCTTCTCGCCGTTCTGAATCCGCTCGGCTATCTCTGCGATCGCCGTCGGCTGGTCGCCAGCTGGCTGGTATTCGCTGACGACCTCGAAGGGGGCGACGACCCGGTTGATGTCCTGGGCAAGGCTCATGCATCAAATCTACGCCGGGCTGCGGACAGGGAATGTCCGCATTCGCCCCCGGCTGACTCGCCCGAGAGGGCTGACGCGTTCGCGCTCACCCGCATCAGCTTGCTGAGACGGTACCCGTTCCAGCGGAAGGCACGAGGACGTCGTGCCAGAGCCTGTCGACGGCATCATGGAGCTCCACGAGGGTCCCCGTGTTCTCGATGACATAGTCGGCCGCCGCGAGGCGCTCCTCCCTCGAGGCCTGCGCCGACATGCGCGCGCGCGACTGCTCTTCAGTGAGTCCGTTGCGCTCGCCGAGCCGGCGGATGCGCACCTCATCCGGCGCGTCGACGACGACGACGGTATCGAAATTCCCCGCCTGCCCCGTCTCCACGAGCAGCGGGATGTCCTGGACGACGACGGCGTCCGCGGGCGCCTGAGCGATGATCTCCGCCGCCCGGGCCCGGACCCGGGGGTGCACGATCGAGTTGAGGACCTCGCGGCGCCCGGGGTCCGCGAAGACCAAGGCCCCGAGCGCTGCCCGGTCCAAAGCGCCGTCGTCCGTCAGCATCTCCGGGCCGAACGCCTCAACGATCTCGGCGAGGCCGTCCGTGCCCGGCTCAACGACCTCCCGTGCGATCAGGTCGGCGTCGACCAGGACGGCGCCCAACTCGACGAGACGCCGCGCGACCTCCGACTTCCCCGAGGCGATCCCGCCCGTCAGCCCTACTCTCAGCACCCGACCAGCCTAGCCCTACACTTGTGCGGTGACTTCGACCGCTAGCCATGCCTTCCGCTACAGCACGGTCGACGGCGAGCACCGCCACGAGCTCGAGATCAAGCGCTCCCGATTCATCACAGTCCTGCGGAGGGCCGAGACCGAAGAAGCCGCGCGATCCCTCGTCGCCGAGCTGCGCCGCGAGTTCCACGACGCTCGCCACCATTGCAGCGCGTTCGTCCTCGGCCCGGATCGCATGACCCAGCGGAGCAACGACGACGGCGAGCCCTCGGGGACTGCGGGCGCACCGATGCTCGAGGCGCTCCTCAAAGGCAGCGCGGTCGACGGCGAAGCGGACCTGAGCGACGTGGCCGCCGTGGTCGTGCGGTACTTCGGCGGAATCCTGCTCGGCGCCGGCGGCCTCGTCCGGGCCTACTCGGAGTCGGTGTCCCGGGCCTTGGCCACCGCACCGCTCATATGGCGCGAGCGGCTGCGGCTCATGTCGGTCGAGGCCCCGCACGGCTCTGCGGGGCGTCTCGAAAATGACCTCCGCGCCTTCGGGATCTCCGTCGTTGGGACGGACGACGGCCCGACGGCGACGTCTCTCCGCCTCGCAATCGAGGACGCCGAGCGTGCCGGTGCAGCCTTCCAGGAGCGGCTGGCGACCCTCACGGGCGGCGGGTGCGTCGCCGTCGACCTCGAAACGTCCTGGGTGGACGTCCCGTAACGTACGAAGGGCGGGCCCTGCGTGTGCAGGGCCCGCCCTTCGTACGGAGCCTTTCCGGGCGGCTGGATTCAGCCGCGACGGATCAGTTGCCGGTCAGCTTCTCGCGAAGCGCGGCAAGAGCCTCGTCCGAGGCGAGCGTGCCGCTCTCCGGGGCCGGAGCCTCCGAGGAGTAGCTCGTCGGGATGGACTCGCGGCCGGATGCCGCAGCAGCGTCGTCGGCGAGGTGCTGAGCGACCTGCTTCTTGTGGGCCTCCCAGCGGGCCTGCGCGTCGGCGTACTGCTGCTCCCACGCGGCGCGCTGCGCCTCGTAGCCCTCGAGCCACTCGTTTGAGATCGGGTCGAACCCCTCGGGGTACTTGTAGTTGCCCTCTTCGTCGTACTCGGCGGCCATGCCGTAGAGCGCCGGGTCGAACTCGGTCGAGTCCGGGTCCACACCCTCGTTGGCCTGCTTGAGCGACAGCGAGATGCGGCGACGCTCGAGGTCGATGTCGATGACCTTGACAAAGATCTCGTCGCCCACCGAGACAACCTGCTCGGCGAGGTCGACGTGACGCTCGGCGAGCTCGGAGATGTGGACGAGACCCTCGATGCCGTCCTCGACGCGAACGAACGCACCGAACGGAACGAGCTTCGTGACCTTGCCGGGAACGACCTGGCCGAGCGCGTGGGTACGCGCGAAGGTCTGCCACGGATCTTCCTGAGTCGCCTTGAGCGAGAGCGAGACGCGCTCGCGCTCGAGGTCCACCTCGAGAACCTCGACCGTGACCTCCTGGCCGACCTCGACAACCTCGGACGGGTGGTCGATGTGCTTCCACGAGAGCTCGGAGACGTGCACGAGGCCGTCGACGCCGCCGAGATCCACGAACGCACCGAAGTTGACGATCGAGGAGACGACGCCCGTGCGGACCTGGCCCTTCTCGAGCTTGTTGAGGAACGTCGAGCGGACCTCGGACTGGGTCTGCTCGAGCCAAGCACGGCGGGAAAGGACCACGTTATTGCGGTTCTTGTCGAGCTCGATGATCTTCGCCTCGAGCTTCTGGCCGATGTACGGCGCGAGGTCGCGCACGCGGCGCATCTCGACGAGCGAGGCCGGGAGGAAGCCGCGAAGGCCGATGTCGAGGATGAGGCCACCCTTGACCACCTCGATGACGGTGCCGGTGACGACGCCGTCCTCTTCCTTGATCTTCTCGATGTCGCCCCACGCACGCTCGTACTGCGCGCGCTTCTTCGACAGGATCAGGCGGCCTTCCTTGTCCTCCTTCGTGAGGACGAGGGCCTCCACCTGGTCGCCGACCGCCACGACCTCACCGGGGTCGACGTCGTGCTTGATGGAAAGCTCACGGGAGGGGATGACACCCTCGGTCTTGTACCCGATGTCGAGGAGGACCTCGTCACGGTCGACCTTGACGACAGTGCCCTCGACGAGGTCGCCGTCGTTGAAGTACTTGATGGTGGCATCGACGGCGGCGAGGAAGTCATCGGCAGAGCCAATGTCGTTGATCGCGACCTGCGGGGTGCCGGACTTCTCGGTGGAGGTGATGGTCATGTAGTAGGGGCTCCGATGTGGATCGTTAGTCGGTCAGGCAGCCGAGTCCCATGCCACACAGCACAGGCCAGACATCCTGAAAATTGGATTGGAACAGCTGCGCACTACGCGCCCACCCAGTTTAGTCGGCGCTCTCAAGCCGGGTCAAAGCGAGGCGAGGGCGCAGCAACAACATTGGTCGTCTTGCTGGCAGCGTCCGGCTACGCCGTATGTCCTGGCACGGCAAGACCCGACTGGGAGAGTGTGGTGAACCTGATCCCGCGGCCCAGAAGGGCTGGAAGACCGGCGGCATACCCTGCGGCAGTTCCCGACCCCGGCTGGTTCATGTGGCTGATGACGATGTCGCCCCGTTCGACGGTCCGCAGCTGGGCGGCCACCTTCCACCCCGGGAAGGTCGCACCTGCGTCGGCGTTGACGGAGAAGTTGAGCGGGACGAGCCCTGCGGCGGAGGTCGCTGCGGCGGTGACGTCGTCATAGAACGCCGTTCCGGGGCGGAACCAGGGAACTGCCGCGCCTGCCAGGGCCGAAACCCGCTGCTCGTTGCCCAGCAGTTCGTCGAGGGCTGCGGCGAGCGAGGCAGTGCCGGGGATTCCGTACGCGCTACGCCCTGACACCGAGAGCGGGACGTGGGCCGTTCCGTGGTTGCCGATCTCGAAGAGCGGGTCTGCCGCAAGCTCCGCGCTGAGCGACGGGTTCGCCTCGATCCAGCGCGCGTTGAGGAAGAGCGTCGCGGGGACCTTGAGGCGCCGAAGCGTCTGGATGAGGGCCGAGTCGTACCGCGAGCCGCCGGGGCCGCCGCACGCGTCGAAGGTGAGGGCAACCGCCGTCGTCGCCGTGCGGGTGACAACGCCTGTCACCGCGAGGCCCCACTGCGTCGGCTTCCGGCCGCGGAACCGTTCCTCGATCGCGAGCCGTTCGGCCGCGCTGAGCACGTGCGGCCGCAGCGGCGCGGAGGCGGCCGACGGGGCAGCCGCTGAACGCGGAGCTGCCGGCGGCTCGGGCGTAGCGGCCCCGGGCTCAGCCATCGTCGTCTCGGCCGCTTGGGATGACCCGCACGCAGTCAGGAGAGCGCCCAAGGACGCCGAGCCCAGTGTGGACAGCACAGCGCGCCGTGAGGCGTGCGCCATCAAGGAGGGCACGTGCGGCATCAAGGAGGGCATGGGCACTCCACGGTCCGGTGAGCAGTCCGCTCAGAAATGGGTAAGGCAGTGCGCAGGGCGCTCTACTGCGAACAGCCTCTCCGCCGCGAGGGCGGCGCCGGGGTTCTCCTCGCTGATGCGCCCTGCCTCCCTCAGGGTAGTCGCCCTGACGCCGCCTACGAACAATGACGCGAGCTCGGCGGCGTCGAGTACGAGATCAGGAGTCTCCCCGTCCGCGCGCGAGACGTTCGCCACCCCTTCGGCGACCGTGAGGCGGTACCGGCCAGCGGCCATGCCGAGCCCGTCGACGACGTCGAGAACGAGCGCCCCGTCGACCCCGTAGCGTCGCGCCTCAAGCGCCGCCGGCACGTCCAGGATCCTCAGCCACAGCATGTCCTGCGCAGCTTCGGCACGAAGTGCGCGCGCGTCGTCGAGCGCCCAGGCAAGGGGATCATCCGCCGGAGCCTCGCTCCATACGATCCGCCGCACGAGGTCAAGGGAGCCTAGGAAATCCCACAGCGCGAGGTACGCCTCGGGACTGGCAGCGACGAGGTCCCGGACCTCCATCGTGTGCGGTTCGTGCTCCCAGCCCTGGAACGCATACGTGACGTAGCCATCTGGCACGCCGTCCACATCGAAGTGCAGCGCGGCCCGGAGCGCCCGGTCCTCGCCGCCGCCGTCCCGGTCCCACAGCCCCGCCGCAGTGTGGCGGTAGCGATCCTGACGATCGATCGATCCCGGGGTCACGCGGTGGGCTCGCTCGAAAACCACAGGCGCGAGGTTCAGGAGGACGCCGGGATCCGCGGCCTCGACCCGGCCGTCCGTGGGAACGGCGAGCTTGAAGCGCGGGCCCGTGGCGACTGTGACGCGACGTTCCGCCGTGGCCACCCCGAAGCCGAATCGACGGTAGATGGATGCTTCGGATGCTGTGAGGGCGGCGATCGGAGCGCCGTCGGCCTTCGCCCGTGCGAGATCCTCGGTCATGAGTCTCCGCAGGATCCCCCTTCGGCGGTGGCTTGTGCGGACGGTGACCGCGGTGACGAGGTGTGCGGGAACGAGCGCCCCATAGCCGGCATTGAGCGTCTTGCGGAAGGTCGCGAAAGTCGCGACGGGGACCTCTGGGCCGAACGTGCCGACGGGCACGGGGCCGGGCTGATAGACCCCGGTGAGCTCGCGTCCGTCGGCGACAAACGCAGCCGCCGTCCTGGCAATCAAGTCCTCCGGACGGCGCTTTTCGTAGAAGCCGGCGCCGACTGCCCTGATCCATTCCCGGGTCTGGCCGTAGCCTTCCTCGCCCTGCCGCGACGGTCGGAACCGCCGCAGCTCATAGTCGCCGGCGATTGCCATCAGTGCCCGGCTTCGTTCCAGGTCCGCCCCACGCCGACCTGCACGTCGAGGGGCACCGAGAGCTCGGCCGCCGAGCCCATGCGTTCCACCACGACCTCGCGGACCGCGGCCTCTTCCCCGGGCGCGACCTCCACCACGAGCTCGTCGTGGATCTGGAGCAGGAGCCGCGAACCCAGTCCGCGCGCCTCGAGCTCGTGCTCGACGCCCAGCATCGCGAGCTTGATGATGTCGGCCGCAGAGCCCTGGATCGGCGAGTTGAGCGCGACGCGCTCCGCAACCTCGCGACGTGCCCGGTCCGTGCTGTTGAGGTCCGGGAGGTACCGGCGGCGCCCGAAGATCGTCGACGTGTAGCCGTCCTTGCGAGCCTGCTCGACGACGCCCCGGAGGTAGTCGCGCACCCCGCCGAACCGGTCGAAGTAGTCCTTCATGAGGGTCCGCGCCTCGTCGACGGAGATGTCGAGCTGCTTCGAGAGCCCGAACGAGGTGAGCCCGTAGGCGAGGCCGTAGGACATCGCCTTGACCTTCGCGCGCATCTCGGAGCTCACCTCGGCAGGCGCTACGTGGAAGATCCGCGAGCCCACGAAGCGGTGAAGGTCCTCGCCCTCCCGGTATGCCTGGATGAGGCCCGCGTCATTCGAGAGGTGCGCCATGATGCGCATCTCGATCTGCGAGTAGTCAGCCGAGAGGAGCGATTCATAGCCCTCGCCGACCACGAATACGTCGCGGACGCGACGCCCTTCCTCCGAACGGATCGGGATGTTCTGAAGGTTCGGGTTGTTCGAGGAGAGGCGGCCGGTCGCGGCGATGTTCTGCGCGTAGGTGGTGTGGATTCGCGCATCGGACGTCACGGACTTCTTGAGCGTCTCGACCATCTGCCGGAGCTTGCTCGACTCGCGGTGCGCCATGAGCCCCTCGAGGAACGGGTGCCCCGTCTTGTCGAGCAGGTCCTTGAGCGAGGCAGCGTCCGTCGTGTAGCCGGTCTTGATCTTCTTCGTCTTGGGCAGCTCGAGCTCGTCGAAGAGGACCGTCTGGAGCTGCTTGGGCGAACCCAGGTTCACCTCGTGGCCGATCGCTGCGTAAGCCCGCCCGGCCGCCTCTTCGCTCGCGCGGCCTAGATCGTCCATGAGGGCGTCGATCTGCTCCTTCGAAACGGCGATCCCGGCCCACTCCATGTCGAGCAGCACTCTGGCGAGTGGGAGCTCCATCTCCGCGAGCAGCGAGGCCGCGCCCACCTCGGTGAGCCGCGGGGCGAAGTCCGCACTGAGGGCCCGAACGACGGCCGCCTCCCGCACGAGCGACGCCGCCGCCTCGTCGTCCCCGCCGAGGGAGAGGGCGAGCTGACCGCTCGCGGGGGCCGGCCCGAGCTGGATGTCGAGGTGGTGCTGAGCCAGATCGCCCAGGGCGTAGCTCCGCCGGTCCGGTTCAATGAGATACCCCGAGATCGAGACGTCGTCGACGACCCCCTCGAGCTCGACCCCAAGCGCTCGGAGCGCCTTCGCGGACTCCTTGTACTCATGGATCGCCTTCGGAACCCCCGAATCGGCGAGCCATTCCGCGAGCGGTGCGGGGAACACGCCGTCGACCGCCACGTAGACGGCCTCGCCATGCGAGGCGAGGGCGAGGGCGGTCGCCTCCTGCCGCTCCCCCGCCTGCTCCGCGCGGATCGCTACGGCGACGGGCACCTCGCCCGCGGCGCTTGCGAGGCGTGCGAGCGCTGCGGGGAGCGCGGCCTCGTCAGGCCGCGTGAACTCCGGTACCTCGAAGACCTCGGTACCAGTGGCCTCGGGCTCGGTAGCGAAGATCTCGTACACGCGGGCACGGAGGTTCTTGAACTCGAGTTCGTCGAAGAGCGACTCGACCGCGGCGGGATCGGGCTCGGGCGAGGCCAGCTCGTCGAGTGCGAGTGGGAGTTCGAGGTCCGTGATGAGCCGGTTGAGGCGCCGGTTCCGCTCGACGGACTCGACGTGCTCGCGGAGGCTCTCCCCCGCCTTGCCCTTGATCTCGCCAGCATGCGCGAGAACGCCCTCGAGACCGTCGTACTGCGCGATCCACTTCGCGGCGGTCTTCGGGCCGACGCCGGGAACCCCAGGAAGGTTGTCCGCGGACTCCCCCACGAGCGCGGCGAGATCCGGGTAGCGCGCCGGCGGGACGAGGTACTTCTCCTCGATGGCCGTCGCGTCCATGCGCGGAATGTCGCTCACGCCCTTGCGCGGGTAGAGGACGGAGACACGGTCGTTGACGAGCTGGAACGTGTCGCGATCACCTGAGACGAGGTAGACCTCCATCCCCGCTTCGGCTCCCTGCGAGGCCAGGGTGGCGAGGATGTCGTCAGCCTCGTAGCCGGGGAGCTCGAGCGTCCGGATGCCGAGCGCCTGCATGACGCGCTTGATGAGGTCGATCTGGCCGCGGAACTCGGACGGCGTCTCGTTCCGGCCGCCCTTGTACTCGCT
Encoded proteins:
- a CDS encoding GNAT family N-acetyltransferase, which translates into the protein MAIAGDYELRRFRPSRQGEEGYGQTREWIRAVGAGFYEKRRPEDLIARTAAAFVADGRELTGVYQPGPVPVGTFGPEVPVATFATFRKTLNAGYGALVPAHLVTAVTVRTSHRRRGILRRLMTEDLARAKADGAPIAALTASEASIYRRFGFGVATAERRVTVATGPRFKLAVPTDGRVEAADPGVLLNLAPVVFERAHRVTPGSIDRQDRYRHTAAGLWDRDGGGEDRALRAALHFDVDGVPDGYVTYAFQGWEHEPHTMEVRDLVAASPEAYLALWDFLGSLDLVRRIVWSEAPADDPLAWALDDARALRAEAAQDMLWLRILDVPAALEARRYGVDGALVLDVVDGLGMAAGRYRLTVAEGVANVSRADGETPDLVLDAAELASLFVGGVRATTLREAGRISEENPGAALAAERLFAVERPAHCLTHF
- the polA gene encoding DNA polymerase I; translation: MAFRAFFALPAESFRNSEGQHTNAVHGFTSMLINLMRDQKPTHVAVAFDVSDETTHRKAEYSEYKGGRNETPSEFRGQIDLIKRVMQALGIRTLELPGYEADDILATLASQGAEAGMEVYLVSGDRDTFQLVNDRVSVLYPRKGVSDIPRMDATAIEEKYLVPPARYPDLAALVGESADNLPGVPGVGPKTAAKWIAQYDGLEGVLAHAGEIKGKAGESLREHVESVERNRRLNRLITDLELPLALDELASPEPDPAAVESLFDELEFKNLRARVYEIFATEPEATGTEVFEVPEFTRPDEAALPAALARLASAAGEVPVAVAIRAEQAGERQEATALALASHGEAVYVAVDGVFPAPLAEWLADSGVPKAIHEYKESAKALRALGVELEGVVDDVSISGYLIEPDRRSYALGDLAQHHLDIQLGPAPASGQLALSLGGDDEAAASLVREAAVVRALSADFAPRLTEVGAASLLAEMELPLARVLLDMEWAGIAVSKEQIDALMDDLGRASEEAAGRAYAAIGHEVNLGSPKQLQTVLFDELELPKTKKIKTGYTTDAASLKDLLDKTGHPFLEGLMAHRESSKLRQMVETLKKSVTSDARIHTTYAQNIAATGRLSSNNPNLQNIPIRSEEGRRVRDVFVVGEGYESLLSADYSQIEMRIMAHLSNDAGLIQAYREGEDLHRFVGSRIFHVAPAEVSSEMRAKVKAMSYGLAYGLTSFGLSKQLDISVDEARTLMKDYFDRFGGVRDYLRGVVEQARKDGYTSTIFGRRRYLPDLNSTDRARREVAERVALNSPIQGSAADIIKLAMLGVEHELEARGLGSRLLLQIHDELVVEVAPGEEAAVREVVVERMGSAAELSVPLDVQVGVGRTWNEAGH